The window ATAGAAGGTACCTTGAGCAGAATTCGAATTATCCCCGCCAATCCCTAAAATAATAGCACCTTCTTTGCTCATAGGGTTGTATCCAGAGGCGCTTGGGCGTACGCCGCTGTAGTACGTCGACAACGAGCCAGAAGCGGCGTTACCACCGCGAAGGGCCCATTGGTTAGGCTCACCCTTCAGAGCTGTTGTAACAAATCGGTACGAGATCGATGGATCTGCAGCATTGTTCTTTGGGTTGGCTCCGCTGAACAGACCGTTCTCTATTTCACGTTGTCAATATCACGCTGTTAATATCACGAGAATCGGTTGACGTGTATAAAGACATACCGAGGTCCGCCATGAACCATGGCCCACTACCGCTTCCTGTGCCCCAAACATTACAATTGCCGTAGTATATGGCTTCCATGTGGCCGTTGCCGGTATCGCGAGAGCTAGTCTCCGCGTTACCATAGTCAAAGCAACTAGTTTAAAAAGTCAGCACAGCTTCAGCTAAACAAGCATAACTTCAACTAAATGGCAAAGGATAGACCAACCATGCGCCATTATAATGAGATCCATCCAATACTGCATAAACGCCCTCCGCCGCGTCGCCTTTGGCAGTGCCTGAAGCAGCGTTGTTTCTGTACCCTGTGCCTGGGGAGATGAACACGCCATATGCTTTTTGCCCGTTCAGTGTAACTGGAGCTCCAATCGCACTGGCAAGGTTATCATATCCCCCAGAGTCGGGTCCGTTGAAGCCGCCAGGAGGTGCCTGGGTGAGATGGTTGCCCCGGCCAGACTGATCGTAGATGATTGTAATAAGACAAGTTGTGCCAGCGCAGAAAGAGTCTTGGGTGGCAGCATTGGCCACCCCTCCAGCAGAAAGCGGCGCAATGTTGGTCGTGGCATTGTCAGAGCCGCGTTTCACCTGGTAGAGAGAGCCGCTGTAAGAACTGTAGAGGGCACGAGTGGTGCTGTGTGCTGCGACACAAGGAGTGCCCCCTGAAGAGTAAATATCACAGGGCCCAGCGGCTACTAGAGAGCCTGTGGCCAGAAGAGCCAAGGCGAGCGCATGGGCTCGGTGAGGGATTGTTTGAGAGACCATTATGAGTGTATGCCAGTATTAGCTGCTCTATGTATCACAACAACAGAGAATTCGAACTATCAATTGGCGTGAAGTATTAGAAGCTGCACTGCAATGGAAATGATTCCAACCTCGAACCTATGTTGGGTCGAATTAGGCTTTTTATACTTGCCATTCAGTCTACCAAGACGCTTGTTTTGGGGTTGCATATGAAGCATAAGACGAATTTCCTCCAATAGCAAAAGACATGACCTATTACTCAATGAATGCTACCTACCAATAAACCGGCTGTTTAAAGCAGCCTAAATATTCCTGTTAAAATATGTCGTGATGTTGCTCTTCGACTCTGATGTTTAGCTCCTCATAAGCCTTGGAGCTGTTCTGTTTAACTCGCGGCGGGTATTTTTCTGGTAGTATATTTACCCCAGATGTGGAGGTGGAATATGCGCACCAATTAGCGGCACGCAAGCAACCGTCAATGATTTGATCTGCAGAGTACAGCAGCGAATCCGGGTGATATAGAGATATATTATTCTTATTCTATTTGATGTCAAGCTCTATCAGGTAATAATTCCCAAATGCTGGTTAAAAGGCTGCAAAGTCGTCTGATTGCAATGGCTAGTGTGGCTATTagttgtcttcttctccgccctACTCTAATAAGGAACCAAGTAGACAAGGATTCGACATCATGCAGACATCATTTCGTACATAACAGTGCTCCAAAGCCTATAGTCCATATACTAGTAGAAATACACTGATCCGCACCAATGACTAAATCACACTGCGTGCTATATATTTGAATACCTTCTCTGGCCATCCTCACATTCTTACTTAGTCCAAGCCTCGGCTTTAATGATGAATATGTATTGCTCTTGGTTCCACCAGGTATCACTGTGAATAACTCGGAAGCATAAAAACATAGGTTCATTTAATCAGGATCTGGGAAGGGAGAGGAAAGTTCGACACCGGATAAATGTTTAAGCACCTCTAGAGTAA is drawn from Trichoderma atroviride chromosome 7, complete sequence and contains these coding sequences:
- a CDS encoding uncharacterized protein (CAZy:CBM42~CAZy:GH54~SECRETED:SignalP(1-26)), giving the protein MVSQTIPHRAHALALALLATGSLVAAGPCDIYSSGGTPCVAAHSTTRALYSSYSGSLYQVKRGSDNATTNIAPLSAGGVANAATQDSFCAGTTCLITIIYDQSGRGNHLTQAPPGGFNGPDSGGYDNLASAIGAPVTLNGQKAYGVFISPGTGYRNNAASGTAKGDAAEGVYAVLDGSHYNGACCFDYGNAETSSRDTGNGHMEAIYYGNCNVWGTGSGSGPWFMADLENGLFSGANPKNNAADPSISYRFVTTALKGEPNQWALRGGNAASGSLSTYYSGVRPSASGYNPMSKEGAIILGIGGDNSNSAQGTFYEGVMTSGYPSDATENSVQANIVAAKYATTSLTSGPALSVGSHISLRATTSCCTTRYIAHTGSTVNTQVVSSSSATALKQQASWVVHAGLGNSACFSFESVDTPGSYIRHYNFGLQVNASDGSKQFNEDATFCPQAGLNGQGNSIRSWSYPTRYFRHYDNDLYIASNGGVDTFDATGLYNDDVSFVISSGFA